The Paenibacillus sp. FSL R7-0345 DNA segment CGCTGTCATCATGCCATTCATATGCGAATCTTACAGCAATACGGTTATCCGTAAATGACCAGAGTTCCTTGATAAGCCGATAGTCCAGCTCTTTGGCCCATTTTCTAGTTAGTAAAGAGACAATTTCTTGACGGCCTGTTATGAATTCACTCCGGTTTCTCCAATAACAATCCTCAGTATATACAAGTGAGACGCGCTGCGGATCTCGGCTATTCCAGCTGTCTTCTGCCATACGGGTTTTTTGAATTGCCGTTTCACGAGTGAATGGGGGAGTTAAGTTAGTCATTACATTTCCTCACTTTCTGTACCGTTTGTATTAGTATATACCGATCGGTTTAGAGATGCAAGTTAATCTTCTTAATCATAATTCGAAAATTGAACCCCCTGTATCCAAATGCTAAAATACACTGAAGGACAACGCTCCAAAAACTTGAAATATTGCGGAAGGTTGGGCACAAGAGCTTATGAAAATCCAGAAAATTTCAGGCGGTATTGTATATTTAATGATCCTGATGATCGTTATCCTTTGGAGGAAAGATCTGATACAACTGATGGAATGTATGCATACAGGTAACTGGCCAGCTATACTGGCTGTAGCCTCAATGATCGGTATGGTTCCTATAATTCCTTACGCTATTGTGTCTGGTATACTGGGAATTAAGTTCGGATTATGGGTAGGAGGGGCCATGAGTGTAGTTGCCTCGACAATTGCAGCCATTATGACCTACATGATTTTCATTACCGGGAAGGGACGAATCCTGACTAATATAAGCAAGTTTAATTATTTGCATACACAGATTCGTAATCGAGCATTTTTATTTGTACTGATTGGAAGGATGCTGCCTTTTGTTCCGGCTGCCGTTATTAACGGATATGCAGGACTCTATAAGCTTCCATTCAAAACATTTGTAGTTGCTACTATCTTAGGAAAGATTCCTACGATGTTTGTCTTTGCTTATATGGGGCTGTCTGTAGTTTCAAAATCGACTTATTGGCTGCCTGTTATCCTTTTTTATTGCATTTTTTTAGGCGCAATTTACATCATTTATAAGAAGTTGTTTCCGGCAGCACAAAGGTAACCCATTTCGATAAACGATTTCTGCTGACTGTTCCATTAAACCTCAGATTACTTCTTCCAAATCTTCCTCTGAACTATTAAGAAACTATAAACATTCGATACCAACACTGAAGATTGATACTTGAAAAAAATGTGAAGTTCTGCATAAATAGGAGGGAGTAATCTGGAGAGACAGCAATCATGAAATCGGAGGGTCAAGCCGTGAACTTGCATATCAAGAGCATTAGGTCTTTATTTCGCAGTAAAATAAGGAAACTGTCTTTTAAAATCCCGTTTGCCTATTTTCTAGTGATCTTATTCACCGTAGGGTTCAGTTATTTGGTGCTTAACCAAATATCCTCGAAATCAGCACAAAAGAAAATTAGTGAGGCTTCGCTACAGACGATTACGTCTATACAGACCAATGTTGACTTAATGATTGGAAACGTTAACAACTATTCAAAAATGATTTTTTCCGATCATAATCTACAAAACCTGCTAAGGCAAGGGAATGTATATGCTAATTTGGATACCCAGTCTAAGGTTAGCGCCTATTTGTACAATCTCATGCAAGCAGTTCCAACGATTGATTCCGTTTATATTTTTGACAATACTGGTCATAGCTTTTCCGTTGGGACTCAGGAAATGCCGACGTTTAAAGAGGCGAACGTAAAGGATGCTCCATGGTATCAACAGGTGGTCCAAATGGAAGGAAGGTATATCTTGAGACTGAATGGGAGCGGAGTCTTCTCCGAAGGAACGGCCGATGAGAATTTTATATCCGTGATCCGATTGATCCGCGATATCGACAACACGTCTTCGCTTGGTGTTTTAATCATGAACATTAAGGCAGATTCCTTTGTTCAGGCCTACTCTGATCTACTGAATGAAGACTCCTTTGAGATTGCCATTTTGGATGAGAACAATCAAATGATTGTAGCGAACCCCGCCTTGGGACAACAGGGGGCAGTTCTTCAGCAGATCGTGACAGACAATAAAGACAAGCTTGATGAAAGGTTCAGGCAGGGACGCCCCGGGTCGCTTACCCTAAACTCAGGCTCACGAAAATATACCGTTTCTTATATGACTGGCGGAAATTACAACTGGAAGTTTATCAGTGTGAATTCATATGGAACCGTCGATTTCAAAAATAAATCACTGGTTCTGTTGGCGCTGATTCTGCTTGTGATCAATGGAACCATATTCTTTGTGAGCTCCTTCGTCATCTCACGCAGCATCATTAAACCGATCCACAAGCTTTTGCGTTCCATGAACAAAGCGCCAAGCGGTAATCTCCGCAAAGTAAATGTGGAGCTAAACAGTTATGAATTCGAACAATTATACAAAGGACATAACGATATGATCGAACAGATCGATCAAATGCTGAAGCGAATTATTGAAGAGCAGAGCACGCTACGCAAGGCGGAATTAAATACGCTGCAAGCCCAGATCAAACCCCATTTCCTATATAACACCCTGGACTCCATTACCTCACTGGCAATGTCCGGTTTAAATGAACAGGTCTGTGATCTGATTGAAGCTTTGGGGAGTTACTACCGCCTGAGCGTCAGCAAAGGAAGAGAGATTATTACAGTTGGTGAAGAGGTTGAAATTGTCCGCAATTATTTAAAAATCCAGAAGACGCGTTATCCGGATGTCTTTGAAGTTCATTTCGAAGTGGAAGAGACCTGCTGCCAATATCCAATTCCTAAGCTTGTGCTGCAGCCGCTAGTCGAAAATTCCCTTTATCACGGAATACGGCCGAAGGGATCACGGGGAACGATAGGAATCAGCGTGAGTTGTACGAACGATAAAGTAAATATAACGATTGCTGATGACGGGATTGGAATGTCGCAAGAAGAGATCGCACAGATTCTCTACACGGAGAGAAAAGGTCAGAATCAGAGCTTCGGCCTCTGGGGAACGATGGAACGTTTACGCATTTTTTATGGTGATAAAGACTGTATTCATATCGAAAGCGAACCGGGAAAAGGAACTGCTATCCTATTAAATATACCGAATGGGGTGGATCCGGCATGGGTGAATTAAAGGTGTTACTTGTTGATGATGAGTATCTGATACGGAATTTAATGAAAATGCGTATTGACTGGGGAAAGCAGGGCATGACCATCATCGGTGAAGCCTCTAATGCCGTTGAAGCACTTCAATTTGTGGATGAGCATAAACCGGATGTCATATTTACGGACATCTATATGCCTTCTATTGATGGTATTGAATTTAGTGAAAGGGTGTTAAAAAGGTACCCCGATATTAAAATTGTGGTCGTAACCGGTCACGACGAATTTGAATATGCCCGCAGAAGCATCAAGCTGGGAATAACGGATTTTATATTAAAGCCGATCCACGCTTCGGAGTTGCTTCATGTTACCGATAAACTAAGACAGATAATAAATGAAGAACGGACACGGGGACAGGAACTGGAGAAGCTGAAAGCAGAGCTTAAGCAGAATTTCCCATATCTCAAGGAGAAATTTCTATATCATTGGTTAAACGGTACGCTTTTAAGGGAAGAAATTCATGAAAAAGCAGCGTATTTCGGAGTGCCTTTAGGTATTGGTGCAGAAGCGCTTCAAATTGCCGCTATTGAAATTTCTCCAGCTTCAACGAAGCAGACCGAGGAGCAGCTGATTCTCCTAAGAATGGAATGCGCAAAGAAAATAGAAGTGTTCTTTAGAGAGAATCCCCTTGTGATTATTTTTACGGATACCCGGAATCAGATTATCATGATACACCAGAACCCGGATACCAATCTGGCTGCAGCTTACGAAGAGTTAATCACGAATCTGACCGAATCGGGAGGCTGTACGGTAAGTATCGGTATCGGGCAAAAACATGAACACATTGAAGAGGCAAATTTGGGATATCAGGAAGCCTGCCGTGCACTGTATTATCAGGCTTTCATCGGAAAAAACCAGGTGATTTGCTTCGAAGATATCGTAGAGAATGGAAATCAGCAGTACCGGTCCAACGCGACTCTCCTTCAGCAGCTTCAGTTCGGTCTCAGTGTCGGGTCTGCTGAACAGGTGGTTGAGGTATTAAGAGAGATCTTTAGCATGTCGTTCTTCAGTGTGTCGCAGTTCCGTTTGGCGGCAATGGATGTATTCAGGGAATGTCAGCGTGCGGCTATTGAACAACAGATCGAGGACGAACCTGATTTTAATGAAACCCTCGTCTCCATCCTTACCGCCGATCATCTTCCCGAATTAACGGGAGCGCTCAAGAGCTACGTGCTTAATGTCGCAATGGCTATCTATTCGAAAAAGCAAACCAAAGAAGGCAATCTGATCAGCCAAGTGAAGGAATATCTGAAAAATAACATAAGCAATCCCGAAATGGGACTTGCAAGTACGGCTGCCGCATTTTTCGTAAGTCCGGGTCACTTGGGACGGCTGATGAAGAAGGAGACCGGGCAGACCTTTGTTGAGTACCTAACAAATATACGCATGAAAAAGGCGGAGACTCTTCTGAAGCGAACGGACTTGAAAGGCTATGAGATCGGAGAACAGGTAGGAATTATCGATCCGCATTATTTCAGCATATTATTCAAAAAAAATCTGGGCCGGTCCATGAACGAGTATAGAAGCAGCAGAAATGATGTTTGAATTTTAAAAGGAAATGCCCGTATTTTGAATGGAGCTGCACGGGGGATTTCCCTAGAATTTGATATAGAAACATTGAATATTCATAGGGAGGTCAGATAATGAAAACGCTGTTAAAAAGAACGATGGGAATTGCTTTAGCTGTAGGAATGGCAGGTAGCATCGCTGCTTGTTCATCTAATTCCTCAAATGAATCGAAATCAAATGAAAGCGGATCCATAAAATTGACGCTTTGGGATCAATCTGTTGGCAATACGGATCCCTCGGCCAAATTATTACCTCAAATCATTGAAAAATGGAATTCCGAGCATCCCGATATTCAGATTGACCGGACAGGTACAACAGGCGAGCAATACAAGACAAAGATTAAGACCTCTATTGCCGCGGGCGAATCGCCGGATATCTTTTACGGCATGGGCGGAGGCAGCTTCATGGAGCCTTATATTAAATCCGGTAATGTCCTTGAGATCTCCAGTTATTTGACCGATGACGTTAAATCCAGAATGGGCCCGGGTATGGCGGAAGCCATCGAGAACGACGGTAAAATTTACACACTTCCGGTCTACACCCATATTGCGAATCTTTATGTAAATACTGAATTGTTCGATAAAGCGGGAGCCAAGCTGCCGACGACCTATTCCGAGCTGCTTGATGCGATTGATAAATTAAAGGCAGCCGGAATCACTCCGGCTCTCATCGGAGAAAAAGACCGCTGGCCTGGCATGTATTGGTACGATATCGTTGCGATGCGCCAAGCAGGAAATGATCAAGTGATGGAGGCCTTCAAAGATCCTACAAAATGGAATTCGCCGGACTTTGTAGCTGCGGCAGCGAAAATGCAGGATCTGGCCAAGGCCGGCGCTTTTAACAGCAGCATGTTCAGCATGAGCTATGATGAAATGCTCGGTGCATTTAATGCAGGGAGCGGAGCTATGATGGTTCAGGCAAACTGGGTAAATGCCGGTATCGAAGATCCTTCTTCGGCGGTAAAAGGAAAAGTAAAGGTCATTCCTTTCCCGGTTTTTGAAGATGGAAAAGGTAAAGGCACTGAAATATTCGGTGGCGCGGTAGACGGTTTCTATATCAGCAATAACACCAAGCATCCTAAAGAAACCGTTGAATTCCTGATGTATCTAAGCGAACAGCTTGGCACACAGGGCTATCTGGCCGGTGCGGGTCTTCCAAGCTGGAACATTGACGGGCTGGATACCTCAAGCCTGTCCTCGCTGGATCTGTCCAGCGCAGAGATTATGAAAACGGCAACCTCATTTATTGCCTGGTGGGATAATATTCTGCCTGCCGATTCCGCAGAGTCTCACAAAAACTTAATTGCACTGCTATTGGCAGGAGACATCACTCCAGAGGAATTCTGCAAACAGATGGCACAGCTTAAGCCGACGGAACTAAACCTCTAATGATGAAATAAATGCAAACAAGATGTGGTCAGGGATGAGTCCCTGACCACATCTTTGAGAGGAGAAGGACGATGAACTCTGTATTTTCCAATAAGACCGCAATTGCTATATTTGTTCTTCCTACATTCCTTATCTTTAGTGCCATTGTCTTAGTTCCGATATTCGTCTCCAGTTACTACAGCTTACTTGACTGGAATGGGATTGGAAAAGGTGTATATGTCGGACTTCATAACTATGCTGAGATGTTCACGGATTCACGGGCGTTACATTCCATCCGGAATTCGCTCCTGTTCGCCGCCGCATCTATTTTTATTCAATTACCCATCTCTCTAATCCTGGCCCTTATCCTGGCGTCCAATGTAAAAGGGGAAGGGTTTTACCGTACGGTGTATTTTATTCCCGTTCTGATATCAACAGTAGTTATCGCTCAACTCTGGTCCAAAATATATAATGCCGATTACGGCCTTCTAAACTCGCTGCTGGAGAGTGTAGGTCTTTCCAACCTGGTACAGGATTGGCTTGGCCAGAAGAAAACAGCGCTTATCGCTTCGTTTATTCCGACGCTTTGGCAATATATCGGCTATCATATGCTGCTGATGTATGCCGGAGCAAGGTCGATATCCGCGGATATTTTTGAAGCGGCAAAGATTGACGGGGCTTCCCGTGTGCGGACTGCCTTTCTGATCACCATACCGTTGATGAGACCGATCCTTAAAGTATGTCTGGTCTTCTCGGTCATCGGTGCATTTAAAGTATTCGATCTGATTTATGTACTGACAGGCGGTGGCCCTTTCTTCACTACGGAAGTGCCGAGCACATTAATGTACACATCTATCTTTGATGCTTTCCGCTATGGATACGGCAGTGCAATTTCCGTGTTCATTATTGCTGAGTGTCTGCTCTTCACATTAATCATCAATAAATTTTTCAAGACTGAATAGGGGTGAGAAGATTGAGTGCCGCTGAAGCAGTGCTGCAGAAGAAGCCTAAATCTATTGGAAAAATACTGTTGCAAGTGTTGTTAATCCTGGTTGCGGTTACGCAAATTTATCCGCTCATCTGGCTCGCCTTTTTCTCACTTAAAGATAATAGCGAGATATTCAGCGGAGATGTAGCGGGACTTCCCAAACATTTTCTGTGGAGCAACTATACTAAGGCCTTGTCCGATGGGCACATTTTAACATATTTTTTCAACAGCGTACTGGTAACCGCCGTGTCTATCCTCCTCGTGCTGATCCTGTCTGCCATGACAGGTTACGCCATCACGAGAATGAACTGGAAGCTCAGCAACATAACCATGACAATAATCCTTTTGGGGATGATGGTACCCATACATGCAGCTTTGCTGCCATTGTTTATGGTTCTGAAGAATGTAGGATTACTCAACACCTATTGGGCTTTGATCATTCCTTATGTCGCATTTGGGATCCCGATGGCGGTGTTTATTCTCGGAAGCTTTTTTAAAGGAGTTCCCCGGGAACTGGAGGAAGCGGCCGTTATAGACGGCTGCGGGATATACCGGACCTTTTTCTCCATCATCTTGCCGCTTGTTCGTCCTGCCGTGTCTACAGTCGCGATCTTTACGTTTCTTTCCTGCTGGAATGAGCTAATGTTCGCTGTGACCTTTATCAATAAAGAGTCTTATCAGACGCTTACGGTGGGCATGATGTCGATGGTCGGAACTTATATTACACAGTGGGGAATTATTGGAGCGGGGCTGATGATAACGACGATCCCGACGATTCTGATTTATTTACTGCTTAACAAACAGGTTCAGCAGAGTATGATTGCCGGTGCGATCAAGGGTTAATCCATCGTGACATATATTCCTATGTTATAGCAGTTGCTCAGATTT contains these protein-coding regions:
- a CDS encoding nuclear transport factor 2 family protein, with amino-acid sequence MTNLTPPFTRETAIQKTRMAEDSWNSRDPQRVSLVYTEDCYWRNRSEFITGRQEIVSLLTRKWAKELDYRLIKELWSFTDNRIAVRFAYEWHDDSGNWFRSYGNENWEFADDGLMKRRFASINDMPIKEEERKFHWPLGTRPADHPSLSELNL
- a CDS encoding VTT domain-containing protein, with protein sequence MKIQKISGGIVYLMILMIVILWRKDLIQLMECMHTGNWPAILAVASMIGMVPIIPYAIVSGILGIKFGLWVGGAMSVVASTIAAIMTYMIFITGKGRILTNISKFNYLHTQIRNRAFLFVLIGRMLPFVPAAVINGYAGLYKLPFKTFVVATILGKIPTMFVFAYMGLSVVSKSTYWLPVILFYCIFLGAIYIIYKKLFPAAQR
- a CDS encoding sensor histidine kinase encodes the protein MNLHIKSIRSLFRSKIRKLSFKIPFAYFLVILFTVGFSYLVLNQISSKSAQKKISEASLQTITSIQTNVDLMIGNVNNYSKMIFSDHNLQNLLRQGNVYANLDTQSKVSAYLYNLMQAVPTIDSVYIFDNTGHSFSVGTQEMPTFKEANVKDAPWYQQVVQMEGRYILRLNGSGVFSEGTADENFISVIRLIRDIDNTSSLGVLIMNIKADSFVQAYSDLLNEDSFEIAILDENNQMIVANPALGQQGAVLQQIVTDNKDKLDERFRQGRPGSLTLNSGSRKYTVSYMTGGNYNWKFISVNSYGTVDFKNKSLVLLALILLVINGTIFFVSSFVISRSIIKPIHKLLRSMNKAPSGNLRKVNVELNSYEFEQLYKGHNDMIEQIDQMLKRIIEEQSTLRKAELNTLQAQIKPHFLYNTLDSITSLAMSGLNEQVCDLIEALGSYYRLSVSKGREIITVGEEVEIVRNYLKIQKTRYPDVFEVHFEVEETCCQYPIPKLVLQPLVENSLYHGIRPKGSRGTIGISVSCTNDKVNITIADDGIGMSQEEIAQILYTERKGQNQSFGLWGTMERLRIFYGDKDCIHIESEPGKGTAILLNIPNGVDPAWVN
- a CDS encoding response regulator, coding for MGELKVLLVDDEYLIRNLMKMRIDWGKQGMTIIGEASNAVEALQFVDEHKPDVIFTDIYMPSIDGIEFSERVLKRYPDIKIVVVTGHDEFEYARRSIKLGITDFILKPIHASELLHVTDKLRQIINEERTRGQELEKLKAELKQNFPYLKEKFLYHWLNGTLLREEIHEKAAYFGVPLGIGAEALQIAAIEISPASTKQTEEQLILLRMECAKKIEVFFRENPLVIIFTDTRNQIIMIHQNPDTNLAAAYEELITNLTESGGCTVSIGIGQKHEHIEEANLGYQEACRALYYQAFIGKNQVICFEDIVENGNQQYRSNATLLQQLQFGLSVGSAEQVVEVLREIFSMSFFSVSQFRLAAMDVFRECQRAAIEQQIEDEPDFNETLVSILTADHLPELTGALKSYVLNVAMAIYSKKQTKEGNLISQVKEYLKNNISNPEMGLASTAAAFFVSPGHLGRLMKKETGQTFVEYLTNIRMKKAETLLKRTDLKGYEIGEQVGIIDPHYFSILFKKNLGRSMNEYRSSRNDV
- a CDS encoding extracellular solute-binding protein, with product MKTLLKRTMGIALAVGMAGSIAACSSNSSNESKSNESGSIKLTLWDQSVGNTDPSAKLLPQIIEKWNSEHPDIQIDRTGTTGEQYKTKIKTSIAAGESPDIFYGMGGGSFMEPYIKSGNVLEISSYLTDDVKSRMGPGMAEAIENDGKIYTLPVYTHIANLYVNTELFDKAGAKLPTTYSELLDAIDKLKAAGITPALIGEKDRWPGMYWYDIVAMRQAGNDQVMEAFKDPTKWNSPDFVAAAAKMQDLAKAGAFNSSMFSMSYDEMLGAFNAGSGAMMVQANWVNAGIEDPSSAVKGKVKVIPFPVFEDGKGKGTEIFGGAVDGFYISNNTKHPKETVEFLMYLSEQLGTQGYLAGAGLPSWNIDGLDTSSLSSLDLSSAEIMKTATSFIAWWDNILPADSAESHKNLIALLLAGDITPEEFCKQMAQLKPTELNL
- a CDS encoding sugar ABC transporter permease — protein: MNSVFSNKTAIAIFVLPTFLIFSAIVLVPIFVSSYYSLLDWNGIGKGVYVGLHNYAEMFTDSRALHSIRNSLLFAAASIFIQLPISLILALILASNVKGEGFYRTVYFIPVLISTVVIAQLWSKIYNADYGLLNSLLESVGLSNLVQDWLGQKKTALIASFIPTLWQYIGYHMLLMYAGARSISADIFEAAKIDGASRVRTAFLITIPLMRPILKVCLVFSVIGAFKVFDLIYVLTGGGPFFTTEVPSTLMYTSIFDAFRYGYGSAISVFIIAECLLFTLIINKFFKTE
- a CDS encoding carbohydrate ABC transporter permease, translating into MRRLSAAEAVLQKKPKSIGKILLQVLLILVAVTQIYPLIWLAFFSLKDNSEIFSGDVAGLPKHFLWSNYTKALSDGHILTYFFNSVLVTAVSILLVLILSAMTGYAITRMNWKLSNITMTIILLGMMVPIHAALLPLFMVLKNVGLLNTYWALIIPYVAFGIPMAVFILGSFFKGVPRELEEAAVIDGCGIYRTFFSIILPLVRPAVSTVAIFTFLSCWNELMFAVTFINKESYQTLTVGMMSMVGTYITQWGIIGAGLMITTIPTILIYLLLNKQVQQSMIAGAIKG